One genomic region from Drosophila subpulchrella strain 33 F10 #4 breed RU33 chromosome 2R, RU_Dsub_v1.1 Primary Assembly, whole genome shotgun sequence encodes:
- the LOC119550068 gene encoding neogenin isoform X1, with protein sequence MASKTNETSRTIWKWLVGSYLILQLIGSSLASQALSFTLEPQDAVVPEGHSVLLQCAGIASMGRGGKGKASAPTPVTIRWRGPDGQDLVIVGDTFRTQLKNGSLYISSVEESRGLTGAYQCLLSAEGVGSVLSRPALVAIARQPDLNQDFLETYLLPGQTAYFRCMVGEANWQEGVKHSVQWFKDDLPLTVDKLRMVVLPNGALEIDEVGPSDRGSYQCNVTSGSISRLSSKTNLNIKKPNELGAENAVAPSFLVGPSPKTVREGETVTLDCVANGVPKPQIKWLRNGMDLDLNDLDSRFSIIGTGSLQISSAEDIDSGNYQCRASNTVDSLDAQATVQVQEPPKFIKAPKDTTAHEKDEPELKCDIWGKPKPIIRWLKNGDVITPNDYMQLVDGHNLKILGLLNSDAGMFQCVGTNAAGSVHAAARLRVVPQGVKIKKRKSQGHSTKSLQTFDNLTKRRKPFNSGEQLRTKSGGSFPFPDEDDELDDDDASTTRLRIPSGKLPQFEQPLNDRRFNILKSASVLPLESQSKSYEDDDDDYDDEDIANIEAHIEAYKQGENAQKILDSWQAGKSKKSQQQKQSPASPDSPEQDPSVPHPGAKPLDSGLQARLPSQPRDLVAQIVKSRFVTLSWVEPLQNAGDVVYYTVYYKMNNSEREQKMVTKSHDDQQVNIQSLLPGRTYQFRVEANTNFGSGASSAPLEVSTQPEVNIAGPPRNFEGHARSHKEIYVKWAEPSVTNGEILKYRVYYSENDSGADLYHDSTALDAVLTELRPNTDYVISVVPFNRNGMGDSSAEIRVKTFSSTPSEPPNNVTLEVTSSSSITVHWEPPAEEDRNGQITGYKIRYRKFKDAPQVKSTPANIRYFELSSLDRNAEYQVKIAAMTVNGSGPFTEWYRVNTLENDLDETQVPGKPIWKSIQPGANNIALHWGPPQHPEIKIRNYVLGWGRGIPDENTIELKETERYHILKNLESNMDYVVSLRARNVKGDGPPIYDNIKTRDEEPVDAPTPLEVPVGLRAITMSSSSIVVYWIDTMLNKNQHVTDNRHYTVSYGITGSNRYRYHNTSDLNCMINDLRPNTQYEFAVKVVKGRRESSWSMSVLNSTYQNVPVTPPREVTVRLDEMNPPTVIIQWIPPKHTVGQITGYNIYYTTDTTKRDRDWSVEAFAGEETMMMLPNLKPYTTYYFKVQARTTKGNNNAPFSALVSYTTSAAVIMQEADTIAKGIDNEKLLYIIIAVTAVVLLLVLLGVLMLCRRKPQSSPEHTKKSYQKNNVGVPKPPDLWIHHDQMELKNIDKGLHTVTPVCSDGASSSGALTLPRSVVHSEYEVETPVPGHVTNSLDKRSYVPGYMTTSMNGTMERPQYPRTQYSHQNRSHMTMEAGLSQQSLTQPQSNSMAQTPEHPYGGYDANFCNGASGAAGNGCVSTIESSKRGHPLKSFSVPGPPPTGGATPVNKHTPAVTIRPQNQSPYKKPSFSAATPNRLQGGGSVVHSTDEIQRLAPSTSTEELNQEMANLEGLMKDLSAITANEFEC encoded by the exons CGCTTTCGTTCACCTTGGAGCCGCAGGATGCAGTGGTGCCCGAGGGCCACTCGGTGCTGCTCCAATGCGCGGGCATTGCATCCATGGGGCGCGGAGGCAAGGGCAAAGCCAGCGCGCCCACCCCAGTGACCATCCGGTGGCGAGGACCTGACGGCCAGGACCTGGTCATCGTGGGCGATACGTTCCGGACGCAGCTGAAGAACGGATCACTGTACATCAGCTCCGTGGAGGAGAGCCGTGGACTGACGGGAGCCTACCAGTGCCTGTTGAGTGCCGAGGGCGTGGGAAGTGTGCTCAGTCGCCCGGCACTGGTGGCCATTGCCCGCCAGCCGGACCTGAATCAGGACTTCCTGGAGACCTACCTGCTGCCGGGTCAGACAGCCTATTTCCGCTGCATGGTGGGAGAGGCCAACTGGCAGGAGGGCGTCAAGCACTCGGTGCAGTGGTTCAAGGATGACTTGCCACTGACCGTGGACAAGTTGCGCATGGTGGTGCTGCCCAACGGAGCGCTAGAAATCGATGAGGTGGGCCCGTCGGATCGGGGGTCCTACCAGTGCAACGTGACGTCGGGCAGTATCTCCCGACTGAGCAGCAAAACCAACTTAAACATTAAGAAACCCAATGAACTGGGAGCCGAGAATGCGGTGGCTCCATCGTTCCTCGTGGGCCCTTCTCCCAAAACCGTGAGGGAGGGCGAGACCGTCACCCTGGACTGTGTGGCCAACGGAGTGCCCAAGCCGCAGATCAAGTGGCTGCGAAACGGCATGGATCTGGACCTGAACGACCTGGATTCCCGCTTCTCCATCATTGGAACCGGCTCGCTGCAAATCTCCAGTGCCGAGGACATTGACTCTGGGAACTATCAGTGCAGGGCCAGCAACACGGTGGATTCTCTGGATGCCCAGGCCACGGTGCAGGTGCAGGAGCCGCCGAAGTTTATCAAGGCGCCCAAGGATACGACTGCCCACGAGAAGGACGAGCCGGAGCTAAAGTGCGACATCTGGGGAAAGCCCAAACCCATTATTAGGTGGCTCAAGAACGGAGATGTCATAACGCCCAATGACTACATGCAACTGGTGGATGGTCACAATCTTAAGATCCTTGGGCTGCTCAACTCCGATGCCGGGATGTTCCAGTGCGTGGGAACCAATGCCGCCGGCAGTGTCCATGCAGCAGCTCGTCTGCGGGTTGTTCCCCAAGGAG tgaaaatcaaaaaacgAAAATCCCAAGGCCACTCCACCAAATCCCTCCAGACCTTTGACAATCTGACCAAGCGGCGCAAGCCCTTCAATTCGGGCGAGCAGCTGCGCACCAAGTCCGGTGGCAGTTTTCCCTTTCCGGACGAGGACGACGAACTAGACGACGACGACGCGAGTACGACACGACTTAGAATTCCTTCCGGAAAGCTTCCCCAGTTCGAGCAGCCGCTCAACGATCGCAGGTTCAATATTCTCAAGTCGGCGAGTGTTCTGCCGCTGGAGAGCCAGTCAAAGAGTTACGAGGACGACGACGATGACTATGACGACGAAGATATAGCCAACATTGAGGCTCATATAGAAGCCTACAAGCAGGGCGAAAACGCTCAGAAAATACTGGACTCCTGGCAGGCGGGCAAGAGCAAGAAATCCCAGCAGCAAAAACAATCCCCTGCTTCCCCAGATTCCCCTGAACAGGATCCGAGTGTCCCGCATCCAGGTGCCAAGCCCCTGGACAGTGGACTCCAGGCCCGATTGCCCAGTCAGCCGCGGGACCTGGTTGCCCAGATAGTGAAGTCCCGGTTCGTGACCCTCAGCTGGGTGGAACCCCTCCAGAATGCCGGCGATGTTGTGTACTACACGGTCTACTACAAGATGAACAACAGCGAGAG AGAGCAAAAAATGGTCACCAAGTCGCATGACGATCAACAGGTCAATATTCAATCGTTGCTGCCCGGCAGAACCTATCAATTCCGAGTGGAGGCCAATACCAATTTTGGCAGCGGAGCATCCTCTGCTCCTCTGGAAGTTAGCACCCAACCGGAGGTTAATATTGCGGGTCCACCACGGAACTTTGAGGGGCATGCCCGTAGTCACAAGGAGATCTACGTGAAATGGGCAGAGCCCTCGGTGACCAATGGAGAGATACTTAAGTACCGTGTTTACTACTCAGAG AACGACAGCGGTGCAGATTTATATCACGATAGTACTGCCTTGGATGCAGTTCTCACCGAGCTGCGTCCCAACACTGATTACGTGATCTCAGTGGTGCCTTTCAATCGAAATGGAATGGGGGATTCCTCAGCGGAAATCCGTGTGAAGACGTTTTCCTCCACGCCGTCTGAACCTCCCAACAATGTTACTTTGGAGGTGACTAGTTCCAGT TCCATCACCGTTCACTGGGAGCCACCTGCAGAGGAAGATCGCAATGGACAGATTACAGGCTACAAGATTCGGTATCGCAAGTTCAAGGATGCGCCCCAAGTGAAGAGTACCCCTGCCAACATTAGATACTTCGAGTTAAGCAGCTTGGATCGCAATGCCGAGTACCAAGTCAAGATTGCGGCCATGACGGTCAACGGTTCGGGACCATTTACAGAATGGTACCGCGTCAACACACTGGAAAATGACCTAGACGAAACGCAGGTGCCGGGAAAACCGATTTGGAAAAGCATTCAACCCGGAGCCAACAACATTGCCCTGCACTGGGGCCCACCACAGCACCCGGAAATCAAGATACGCAACTACGTGCTGGGCTGGGGTCGCGGAATTCCCGATGAGAACACAATCGAGCTGAAAGAGACGGAGCGCTACCATATACTTAAGAATCTGGAGTCGAATATGGATTACGTTGTATCGCTAAGGGCGAGAAATGTTAAAGGCGACGGCCCACCTATTTATGACAATATTAAGACTCGCGACGAGGAGCCAGTGGACGCACCTACGCCGCTTGAGGTTCCAGTGGGCCTGCGAGCCATCACCATGTCCAGTTCCTCGATTGTGGTCTACTGGATTGACACGATGCTGAACAAGAATCAGCATGTGACAGATAATCGACACTACACGGTCAGCTACGGCATCACGGGATCTAATCGCTATCGCTACCACAACACCTCGGATCTTAACTGCATGATCAATGACCTGCGCCCCAATACGCAATACGAGTTTGCAGTCAAAGTGGTCAAGGGACGCAGAGAGTCGTCCTGGTCGATGTCCGTGTTAAATAGTACGTATCAGAATGTGCCGGTCACGCCACCGCGGGAGGTTACTGTTCGCTTGGATGAGATGAATCCACCCACTGTGATCATCCAGTGGATTCCACCAAAGCACACTGTTGGCCAGATCACCGGATACAATATCTACTACACTACGGACACAACGAAGAGAGATCGCGACTGGTCCGTTGAAGCCTTCGCGGGCGAGGAGACCATGATGATGCTACCGAACCTGAAGCCCTACACCACTTACTACTTCAAAGTTCAGGCGagaactacgaagggcaataATAACGCCCCTTTCTCGGCTCTGGTATCCTACACCACCAGTGCAGCGGTTATTATGCAGGAGGCCGACACCATAGCCAAGGGAATCGACAACGAGAAGCTGCTGTACATAATTATAGCAGTTACGGCTGTTGTTCTCCTGCTGGTGCTTTTGGGCGTACTGATGCTATGCAGGCGCAAGCCTCAATCCTCGCCAGAACACACTAAGAAGAG CTACCAAAAGAACAATGTGGGCGTTCCCAAACCACCGGATCTATGGATACACCATGATCAAATGGAGCTTAAAAACATAGATAAGGGCTTGCACACAGTGACACCTGTCTGCAGCGATGGAGCCTCGAGCAGTGGTGCTCTCACCTTGCCACGGTCAGTGGTACACAGCGAATACGAGGTGGAGACCCCAGTGCCAGGTCATGTGACCAACTCGCTGGACAAGCGATCCTATGTGCCAGGATATATGA CCACCTCAATGAACGGAACGATGGAGCGCCCTCAGTACCCGCGCACCCAGTACAGCCACCAGAATCGATCCCACATGACCATGGAGGCCGGTCTCTCCCAGCAGAGCCTCACCCAGCCGCAGAGCAACTCTATGGCTCAGACTCCGGAGCATCCTTATGGCGGCTACGACGCCAACTTCTG caaCGGCGCAAGCGGGGCTGCTGGCAATGGCTGTGTGTCCACCATTGAGAGTTCCAAACGTGGGCATCCTCTGAAAAGTTTCAGTGTGCCGGGCCCGCCGCCCACAGGAGGCGCCACGCCAGTTAACAAGCATA cCCCCGCCGTCACAATACGTCCACAAAACCAATCGCCATACAAGAAGCCATCGTTCTCGGCTGCCACGCCCAATCGCCTGCAGGGCGGCGGGTCGGTGGTCCACTCAACCGATGAGATTCAAAGACTTGCCCCCAGCACATCCACCGAGGAGCTCAACCAGGAAATGGCCAATCTGGAGGGCCTCATGAAGGATCTGAGCGCCATAACGGCCAACGAATTCGAGTGTTAA
- the LOC119550068 gene encoding neogenin isoform X3, with protein sequence MISARWPLALSFTLEPQDAVVPEGHSVLLQCAGIASMGRGGKGKASAPTPVTIRWRGPDGQDLVIVGDTFRTQLKNGSLYISSVEESRGLTGAYQCLLSAEGVGSVLSRPALVAIARQPDLNQDFLETYLLPGQTAYFRCMVGEANWQEGVKHSVQWFKDDLPLTVDKLRMVVLPNGALEIDEVGPSDRGSYQCNVTSGSISRLSSKTNLNIKKPNELGAENAVAPSFLVGPSPKTVREGETVTLDCVANGVPKPQIKWLRNGMDLDLNDLDSRFSIIGTGSLQISSAEDIDSGNYQCRASNTVDSLDAQATVQVQEPPKFIKAPKDTTAHEKDEPELKCDIWGKPKPIIRWLKNGDVITPNDYMQLVDGHNLKILGLLNSDAGMFQCVGTNAAGSVHAAARLRVVPQGVKIKKRKSQGHSTKSLQTFDNLTKRRKPFNSGEQLRTKSGGSFPFPDEDDELDDDDASTTRLRIPSGKLPQFEQPLNDRRFNILKSASVLPLESQSKSYEDDDDDYDDEDIANIEAHIEAYKQGENAQKILDSWQAGKSKKSQQQKQSPASPDSPEQDPSVPHPGAKPLDSGLQARLPSQPRDLVAQIVKSRFVTLSWVEPLQNAGDVVYYTVYYKMNNSEREQKMVTKSHDDQQVNIQSLLPGRTYQFRVEANTNFGSGASSAPLEVSTQPEVNIAGPPRNFEGHARSHKEIYVKWAEPSVTNGEILKYRVYYSENDSGADLYHDSTALDAVLTELRPNTDYVISVVPFNRNGMGDSSAEIRVKTFSSTPSEPPNNVTLEVTSSSSITVHWEPPAEEDRNGQITGYKIRYRKFKDAPQVKSTPANIRYFELSSLDRNAEYQVKIAAMTVNGSGPFTEWYRVNTLENDLDETQVPGKPIWKSIQPGANNIALHWGPPQHPEIKIRNYVLGWGRGIPDENTIELKETERYHILKNLESNMDYVVSLRARNVKGDGPPIYDNIKTRDEEPVDAPTPLEVPVGLRAITMSSSSIVVYWIDTMLNKNQHVTDNRHYTVSYGITGSNRYRYHNTSDLNCMINDLRPNTQYEFAVKVVKGRRESSWSMSVLNSTYQNVPVTPPREVTVRLDEMNPPTVIIQWIPPKHTVGQITGYNIYYTTDTTKRDRDWSVEAFAGEETMMMLPNLKPYTTYYFKVQARTTKGNNNAPFSALVSYTTSAAVIMQEADTIAKGIDNEKLLYIIIAVTAVVLLLVLLGVLMLCRRKPQSSPEHTKKSYQKNNVGVPKPPDLWIHHDQMELKNIDKGLHTVTPVCSDGASSSGALTLPRSVVHSEYEVETPVPGHVTNSLDKRSYVPGYMTTSMNGTMERPQYPRTQYSHQNRSHMTMEAGLSQQSLTQPQSNSMAQTPEHPYGGYDANFCNGASGAAGNGCVSTIESSKRGHPLKSFSVPGPPPTGGATPVNKHTPAVTIRPQNQSPYKKPSFSAATPNRLQGGGSVVHSTDEIQRLAPSTSTEELNQEMANLEGLMKDLSAITANEFEC encoded by the exons CGCTTTCGTTCACCTTGGAGCCGCAGGATGCAGTGGTGCCCGAGGGCCACTCGGTGCTGCTCCAATGCGCGGGCATTGCATCCATGGGGCGCGGAGGCAAGGGCAAAGCCAGCGCGCCCACCCCAGTGACCATCCGGTGGCGAGGACCTGACGGCCAGGACCTGGTCATCGTGGGCGATACGTTCCGGACGCAGCTGAAGAACGGATCACTGTACATCAGCTCCGTGGAGGAGAGCCGTGGACTGACGGGAGCCTACCAGTGCCTGTTGAGTGCCGAGGGCGTGGGAAGTGTGCTCAGTCGCCCGGCACTGGTGGCCATTGCCCGCCAGCCGGACCTGAATCAGGACTTCCTGGAGACCTACCTGCTGCCGGGTCAGACAGCCTATTTCCGCTGCATGGTGGGAGAGGCCAACTGGCAGGAGGGCGTCAAGCACTCGGTGCAGTGGTTCAAGGATGACTTGCCACTGACCGTGGACAAGTTGCGCATGGTGGTGCTGCCCAACGGAGCGCTAGAAATCGATGAGGTGGGCCCGTCGGATCGGGGGTCCTACCAGTGCAACGTGACGTCGGGCAGTATCTCCCGACTGAGCAGCAAAACCAACTTAAACATTAAGAAACCCAATGAACTGGGAGCCGAGAATGCGGTGGCTCCATCGTTCCTCGTGGGCCCTTCTCCCAAAACCGTGAGGGAGGGCGAGACCGTCACCCTGGACTGTGTGGCCAACGGAGTGCCCAAGCCGCAGATCAAGTGGCTGCGAAACGGCATGGATCTGGACCTGAACGACCTGGATTCCCGCTTCTCCATCATTGGAACCGGCTCGCTGCAAATCTCCAGTGCCGAGGACATTGACTCTGGGAACTATCAGTGCAGGGCCAGCAACACGGTGGATTCTCTGGATGCCCAGGCCACGGTGCAGGTGCAGGAGCCGCCGAAGTTTATCAAGGCGCCCAAGGATACGACTGCCCACGAGAAGGACGAGCCGGAGCTAAAGTGCGACATCTGGGGAAAGCCCAAACCCATTATTAGGTGGCTCAAGAACGGAGATGTCATAACGCCCAATGACTACATGCAACTGGTGGATGGTCACAATCTTAAGATCCTTGGGCTGCTCAACTCCGATGCCGGGATGTTCCAGTGCGTGGGAACCAATGCCGCCGGCAGTGTCCATGCAGCAGCTCGTCTGCGGGTTGTTCCCCAAGGAG tgaaaatcaaaaaacgAAAATCCCAAGGCCACTCCACCAAATCCCTCCAGACCTTTGACAATCTGACCAAGCGGCGCAAGCCCTTCAATTCGGGCGAGCAGCTGCGCACCAAGTCCGGTGGCAGTTTTCCCTTTCCGGACGAGGACGACGAACTAGACGACGACGACGCGAGTACGACACGACTTAGAATTCCTTCCGGAAAGCTTCCCCAGTTCGAGCAGCCGCTCAACGATCGCAGGTTCAATATTCTCAAGTCGGCGAGTGTTCTGCCGCTGGAGAGCCAGTCAAAGAGTTACGAGGACGACGACGATGACTATGACGACGAAGATATAGCCAACATTGAGGCTCATATAGAAGCCTACAAGCAGGGCGAAAACGCTCAGAAAATACTGGACTCCTGGCAGGCGGGCAAGAGCAAGAAATCCCAGCAGCAAAAACAATCCCCTGCTTCCCCAGATTCCCCTGAACAGGATCCGAGTGTCCCGCATCCAGGTGCCAAGCCCCTGGACAGTGGACTCCAGGCCCGATTGCCCAGTCAGCCGCGGGACCTGGTTGCCCAGATAGTGAAGTCCCGGTTCGTGACCCTCAGCTGGGTGGAACCCCTCCAGAATGCCGGCGATGTTGTGTACTACACGGTCTACTACAAGATGAACAACAGCGAGAG AGAGCAAAAAATGGTCACCAAGTCGCATGACGATCAACAGGTCAATATTCAATCGTTGCTGCCCGGCAGAACCTATCAATTCCGAGTGGAGGCCAATACCAATTTTGGCAGCGGAGCATCCTCTGCTCCTCTGGAAGTTAGCACCCAACCGGAGGTTAATATTGCGGGTCCACCACGGAACTTTGAGGGGCATGCCCGTAGTCACAAGGAGATCTACGTGAAATGGGCAGAGCCCTCGGTGACCAATGGAGAGATACTTAAGTACCGTGTTTACTACTCAGAG AACGACAGCGGTGCAGATTTATATCACGATAGTACTGCCTTGGATGCAGTTCTCACCGAGCTGCGTCCCAACACTGATTACGTGATCTCAGTGGTGCCTTTCAATCGAAATGGAATGGGGGATTCCTCAGCGGAAATCCGTGTGAAGACGTTTTCCTCCACGCCGTCTGAACCTCCCAACAATGTTACTTTGGAGGTGACTAGTTCCAGT TCCATCACCGTTCACTGGGAGCCACCTGCAGAGGAAGATCGCAATGGACAGATTACAGGCTACAAGATTCGGTATCGCAAGTTCAAGGATGCGCCCCAAGTGAAGAGTACCCCTGCCAACATTAGATACTTCGAGTTAAGCAGCTTGGATCGCAATGCCGAGTACCAAGTCAAGATTGCGGCCATGACGGTCAACGGTTCGGGACCATTTACAGAATGGTACCGCGTCAACACACTGGAAAATGACCTAGACGAAACGCAGGTGCCGGGAAAACCGATTTGGAAAAGCATTCAACCCGGAGCCAACAACATTGCCCTGCACTGGGGCCCACCACAGCACCCGGAAATCAAGATACGCAACTACGTGCTGGGCTGGGGTCGCGGAATTCCCGATGAGAACACAATCGAGCTGAAAGAGACGGAGCGCTACCATATACTTAAGAATCTGGAGTCGAATATGGATTACGTTGTATCGCTAAGGGCGAGAAATGTTAAAGGCGACGGCCCACCTATTTATGACAATATTAAGACTCGCGACGAGGAGCCAGTGGACGCACCTACGCCGCTTGAGGTTCCAGTGGGCCTGCGAGCCATCACCATGTCCAGTTCCTCGATTGTGGTCTACTGGATTGACACGATGCTGAACAAGAATCAGCATGTGACAGATAATCGACACTACACGGTCAGCTACGGCATCACGGGATCTAATCGCTATCGCTACCACAACACCTCGGATCTTAACTGCATGATCAATGACCTGCGCCCCAATACGCAATACGAGTTTGCAGTCAAAGTGGTCAAGGGACGCAGAGAGTCGTCCTGGTCGATGTCCGTGTTAAATAGTACGTATCAGAATGTGCCGGTCACGCCACCGCGGGAGGTTACTGTTCGCTTGGATGAGATGAATCCACCCACTGTGATCATCCAGTGGATTCCACCAAAGCACACTGTTGGCCAGATCACCGGATACAATATCTACTACACTACGGACACAACGAAGAGAGATCGCGACTGGTCCGTTGAAGCCTTCGCGGGCGAGGAGACCATGATGATGCTACCGAACCTGAAGCCCTACACCACTTACTACTTCAAAGTTCAGGCGagaactacgaagggcaataATAACGCCCCTTTCTCGGCTCTGGTATCCTACACCACCAGTGCAGCGGTTATTATGCAGGAGGCCGACACCATAGCCAAGGGAATCGACAACGAGAAGCTGCTGTACATAATTATAGCAGTTACGGCTGTTGTTCTCCTGCTGGTGCTTTTGGGCGTACTGATGCTATGCAGGCGCAAGCCTCAATCCTCGCCAGAACACACTAAGAAGAG CTACCAAAAGAACAATGTGGGCGTTCCCAAACCACCGGATCTATGGATACACCATGATCAAATGGAGCTTAAAAACATAGATAAGGGCTTGCACACAGTGACACCTGTCTGCAGCGATGGAGCCTCGAGCAGTGGTGCTCTCACCTTGCCACGGTCAGTGGTACACAGCGAATACGAGGTGGAGACCCCAGTGCCAGGTCATGTGACCAACTCGCTGGACAAGCGATCCTATGTGCCAGGATATATGA CCACCTCAATGAACGGAACGATGGAGCGCCCTCAGTACCCGCGCACCCAGTACAGCCACCAGAATCGATCCCACATGACCATGGAGGCCGGTCTCTCCCAGCAGAGCCTCACCCAGCCGCAGAGCAACTCTATGGCTCAGACTCCGGAGCATCCTTATGGCGGCTACGACGCCAACTTCTG caaCGGCGCAAGCGGGGCTGCTGGCAATGGCTGTGTGTCCACCATTGAGAGTTCCAAACGTGGGCATCCTCTGAAAAGTTTCAGTGTGCCGGGCCCGCCGCCCACAGGAGGCGCCACGCCAGTTAACAAGCATA cCCCCGCCGTCACAATACGTCCACAAAACCAATCGCCATACAAGAAGCCATCGTTCTCGGCTGCCACGCCCAATCGCCTGCAGGGCGGCGGGTCGGTGGTCCACTCAACCGATGAGATTCAAAGACTTGCCCCCAGCACATCCACCGAGGAGCTCAACCAGGAAATGGCCAATCTGGAGGGCCTCATGAAGGATCTGAGCGCCATAACGGCCAACGAATTCGAGTGTTAA